A genomic window from Terrisporobacter glycolicus ATCC 14880 = DSM 1288 includes:
- a CDS encoding cold-shock protein: MNNGTVKWFNNEKGFGFISVEGGDDVFAHFTAIQGDGFKSLEEGQKVSFDIVEGAKGLQAANITIL; the protein is encoded by the coding sequence ATGAATAACGGAACAGTAAAATGGTTTAACAACGAAAAAGGATTCGGATTTATATCTGTAGAAGGTGGAGATGATGTATTCGCTCATTTCACAGCTATACAAGGTGATGGATTCAAATCATTAGAAGAAGGTCAAAAAGTAAGCTTTGATATAGTTGAAGGTGCTAAAGGTCTTCAAGCAGCTAACATAACTATATTATAA